Below is a window of Cataglyphis hispanica isolate Lineage 1 chromosome 2, ULB_Chis1_1.0, whole genome shotgun sequence DNA.
ACTTATtccaaaaaaaagagagagaaagaaaaaattcgataatggaaatattaaatttagacTCTTTTGAAGAACGCACGACACGATACTTCCTTCCAGATTGCCGGCTGAATGCACTATTGCATGCACTCCGAACGAATTATCCGATCGTTATACTCCTACTGATTTTTCTCCTTCCCCCTCCACCTCTCACGAGACTTTAATGAAGCCATTCTTACGTCATTCCCGGATTATAacgatatactttttttctaatataatattcggaATTTTCGGAATCCCTCACCGACAAAGAATGTCGAAAAGTCGTAAATTTCACAAGAGCACGACAGACGACAGCTAACGATCGAAGCCGCTCAGTGCAAGTTTCGACGCGCGATCTCTGAGTCATCTGCCGCATAATTCGATTTTCGACACCGTAAagcaaataagaaaattggTATATTATCACAGGACTCGAAATTTatagagaaagattttttcaatttctaataCCTAAAGAGATGTCACCCTCGAAAACTTTCGGAACAAAAAATTCGCTGAATATGAACTTTCACAATTCTCACTTTACAATTGCATTTGCATTACAATTTCATTTCGGCTATTGTATAAAGTACTCAagttcgaattttttattgaaatataacagAAGTGTCGATTATCCtttttctcgattatatatacgtgcatCCCGGCAAACGATCGGATAAACTATTAAAGAcaaaacgataataaaaaataaagatttaattcctCGAGACATTTCTCATAAAAGGAAATCGCCGACGGAAGATGAGCCCGAGAGCCCGATGTATTAAGGTAATTTCAATTACCACGCTCTGAGTTATTTTTCGTGCTGGCCAACGCACGCCGTGTCCTTCAGCACGTTGCGGGCATAATGTCGATAATCACATAGCCGAGTGATCATCCGGGCAGACAGGAACGAGCAACGTGTTAGAGACACTCGCGTTTTTTGGAATGATTCGCCGGTGAATCACTAGCAGGAGTAGCCGCGCGAGACGATCCGAAACCGCTTAGCGTTCTCGAAACTTTGACGGCCGCTCGTTCGCTCGCTCTCGTCGCGATGCCGCTCAGCCGTCCGCGTGGGGGTGAGATATTGATCCGACAATGTGCCCGCGAAATGCCATGGGGGATGATGATGCGGCTCAATGACGATCAATAGACGATCCCTGTGTTGGGGCTGCATTGATCAAATCCCGTCGAAGTTCCCTTGTTTATTCTCTTCCTCATTTTCTCGGATATCCGATCTGACAAAATTCGTCCGCAAGTCCATGGATACTGAGGAACAAGTCGAGTGTAGAACATTAGTCGTTTCGCGATGTCGAGGTATCAAttgataaattgcaaaaaagtctaaaaagttattttgaaGCTTgatatctcataaaaaaaatgcgaaagagTAATAGAGTATGGTTCATTCAGAAAGTTTAATCTcagtcttttttttaagatccAAGATATGGGGGAAGAACAACTCAAAGATAActtttgatatttcaaaaatacttAGCAGAAATAATCCAttgcgatttttaaatttcatgtatacatatatgtataatcaaaattttcaaataaaaatgtttcgatataaatatgaatagttgtaaaaatatcggcattttttttatatttgaaattaacatcaaagaataaaattgcaataactTAAGCAAGAATTCAATTATGTAATCTTCATCTTAAGCACTCAtccagaaattataaaaaagatgatgtcattttaatataagagaaatgtTCTTTTTCCcccttattaaatatattatatataaaaatctaatacacatgtattcattttatgtaatataattttttatcgtttattacAGCGCTGTGCATTTTCTATTCTCCCTTGCACAAAGATTAGTTATTAGAAACGCGCCAATAGAACATATTaacatcattataattattactgttTAGTTATCGTAAatgaataattgtttaaataactgataatttatattattagataaggAATACTAAATGAATTGCGAATCAATGCAAAAAGAATTGACTTCAGACTATATGCGttgtatttttgagaaattcatttaatatttcttatgtaacaagttatcaattatttagatGAATGCGCACGATAATTAaacactaataataataaaaagttaactAACTGTTTAACTAATACAAtcatctctatatatataacaaatttttacaacCACTATCGATTTGAGTTATTTGGAAGTGGTCGTTTAGGAAATGAGACAGATGCGACCAAGAATGCAGGATATTCCTTGAAAAGCGACAAAGAAAACCGccgtttatttcataaatggccgttttttttttttaaggaagcaaatataatttatttaatatctatttatcttaaatatatatgtacagacCAGAGCTCTTCATCACACAAAGTATGCATTAGAGAATgtaagtaaatttttgttacatttactATAACAACTGTTGTACCACATTATGTCTTACGAAGAGTCccatatttctttctctacgCGCTCTTTCCTAACTTCCTCGATGTATGGTTGGAGATACAATACATCctgcaaaaatatcttttgtcaGTTAAGTGATGTTTGGATTAACTGGGCATATAACTGGCGATCAATATTTACATACTTCTTCAAATTTAGTCCACTGCTCCTTAGGTAAAAGTCTCTTGTTGGCATCCAATTGCAAGGCTCTCACTATACGAAAGTTACGTTCATCTTGGATATGTTGAGGAAGACGCTTTAGTGCTTCTATTACATCCTCGCTCTCATACAGACAATCATCCCTCCATAATCCTTAATGGAACAattctttatttcaaaaatgttacAATTCTTAAGCTATTAGAatgttatatgtgtatataaattattatgctcGTCAACGGctcttttatatgaaaatatatagatgtatacaatcaatataaaatacaatatgacGTATCACAAATATGATTCAGAttagatatgatatatatgacatataataaaagaggtAGAGATGACTATATAAATACTATTCAAAACACATTAAATACTTACATGTAAAGATTCAACAAAAgcgagttataaaaattagtttctatatatagaatagaaaaatacgtcatatataaaaatcatgtgAAGTATATTAATGTCaactaattaataacaaattttaatgtgacaaatttacgatataaatcTTTACCCAATTGGTTAAATCCGCTGAGGTTATAGCACCATTTCCTGAAGTTGGTGGCTGAAAACGAGCAATACAATGCGTTATGTAAGAATCTGTATCTTGATATCGCAAATCGCGATTgtgtataaaaacaaaatcatatcgaatttcattaaatgtaGACTTTGAAATTGTCTACTTACTGATCAATCGATTCATCTGATGACTCATTTTCGGGATGAGATGCTTTTAACGAGGATCGCGAAAGTAATTAGTTGGTCCTTGTTAGCAACACGACCGacttatctaaaattaaatggcGGAGCGTGTTTGATAGTCCGATTGTCATAGTTGGCGAAAATGACATATACGCCTGGTAAATCCAACGaaagatatgtataaaacaaaagttttcACAAACTTGTCCAAGATGCCGATTGGCCGCTATTGCAAGAAACTTTCGGGTCTCTAGGAATTTTCTATTCGATAGCCAATCGggataatttaatcataccTCTCTTATAACTATATCCGACCAATCAAGATTCTTGTTGCTCAACTCCTAATCGTAGATGTCGCTAAAGAGCGAGGGAGGACTACTTTGCCGGAAGCTTTGGACGAGACGGTTGCGCGGTCGAGTATATAAATGCGCGCAGGAAGTTCCGCGGCTGTCCGCGACGTTCTTCTGCCTCAGTAAGAGTAGAGTTGTGTTCACGTTTGGTTGTGTGTTTCCTCTTTCGCCGAAATAGGCCACACAACCTACGTTCATTCGTGAAACTAACTCTTCTATAAAAAcccaaaaaaaaagtaaaaaagttttcgaaaaaaacgcatacaaaaaaatcgcaaaaccGTAGGCGAAAACCGTCGTAACCCTGGCCGTGTGCGAGTGACGGACGCAACGCAACGCGATACGagacaagagagagaggactTCGTCGGAGTCGAAAAGAGGACGAGCCATATTGCGAGGAAGAAGAGGCGGCGGAGGTGAAGGAAGGAGCGAGCAGCGAAAATCTTCGCGCTTGTGAAGCTAAAGGGAAAGAGCACCGTTCTCTCGATCCATCCATATTGgtatatcttttctctctctctttctctctttctccaccCGTTGAAGACTCGAAGAAGCACGATACTCCGCAGCCGCCAGCATCATGAATCCCGGAGCGCCCAACTACCCGATGGCCTCGCTCTACGTGGGCGATCTGCATACCGACATTACCGAGGCGATGCTGTTCGAAAAGTTCTCATCGGCAGGTCCCGTACTATCGATACGCGTATGCCGAGACATGATTACCCGTCGCTCGCTCGGCTACGCATATGTCAACTTCCAACAACCGGCTGACGGTGAGTCATCGTATTACAATTTATCGTTTCTACGTGCTATCCTGTGTCATTGCGAATGTATGACGCAACGTGGGCCCCcgagcacgcgcgcgcgcgcgcgcgcgcaaatgGCGACCGCCTGCTGCATGTGCCTCGCACACGTGCCGCGCATTACGTGCCCACTCTTGCCGTCCGCCATATTGGATTCGCATGTCGTCGTATCGTTAACTTCGTTGTTCCGCGATGATAGTTAATAGTTAAACTGCTTACAATGACGGGGGGGGAGAGGAAAGaggattttctttttctttgtctttgtctttttttactaCAGTcattagagattttttttataacattttttcccGAGATAAATATCGGATGCGTCGCGGTCACGCGGAAACTCATCCGAATTTTCGGCTCTGCGTCACCCCGCGCTTTTCACGCATTTCGCGCATGTAAGATGAAAATGgcctagagagagagagagaaagaaacctAGAAGTGTATAGCTGCGCACACAAATGTAGATACTGTGTATTTCGATGACGAGTTTTGCGACTCGCGCGTATTTGCAGCTTCTGCTTCGTTTCAGGCTGagaaaatgaattttctagaacaaaatttttttgtagtttTCTTCTGAACGTATCCTTTTTTCGCCGAACTCGAGATATGCACAGATtccaagaaaagaaataaaagaaaaaaaaaaattccaagaaaccgttgtattttgaaaaaatcaaagaatgtCGCGCCTTTGTGTTTAATCTTTGGACTTGCTTCCCGTGGCGATACAAAGAATGGATATATTCAACAAAGAGAAAAGGGAAAgctaaaaacaattttttctatttttgcccTTATATTCTACCTGAAATAGGTatctcgataataaaaaaaaaggcaaaaaaACTGACCAGAGTTACTTcctaaatttttcttccttttgtCTATTGTCGCATTTTTATCTACGTTTATCCATGCTAATCTAAATCTTTTGGTTTAGCTCTATATTCTAACTGCGTTTCTTGCATTGAAGCAAATATGATAGCTATATCGAAGCAAAATTcagaaaatgcaataaaaatgaacgaatctgtataataataatcatcgtaaatatattggggggggggagaggaatACTGAGAGAttcttctaaattatatttctttcttcactTTTTCATAGAAATTCCAGGTCAAATAACCTCTATTTCTGCTCTAAAGATGCAAAAAGTGCAATAAAATGTAGCTAAACGAATAGatttagaaacaaatataaaacacttttttcagtcataaaagataaacgattttgatttatttattttttttaaccttGAATTTCTACCACGCAGGTAGAGGTTTAATACGGAAGCTTTCGATTCCGctttttccatctttttcctttgaaatttattttttattgtttgaattttattgacttttcttttgttatcaATTCAATATCGCTGctatttcagattttttttatcagcttaatatagaatatctcTTATCAGACAAGTGTTTACTTCTTTTGACATAGTAGATGAATCATACAAAGAAGgctcaataaattaatttaataatttgataatttaatcttgtacagtataaaaattttgcgttaaatttttacaattttatctttttagttaaatttctttctttttaattgcaatcgCGCAAGCGACACTTGTACATACaggcataaatttattttatgataagaaattaaaaaaaaaattacaacattaaaatttattttacatttcacaAGAATTTCTGCATTAAATACATTTGCgaatatttatgtttcagCCGAACGCGCTCTCGATACTATGAACTTTGATATGATAAAGGGGCGGCCTATTCGAATCATGTGGTCTCAGCGTGATCCCTCTCTACGCAAATCGGGCGTCGGAAATGTATTCATAAAGAATCTA
It encodes the following:
- the LOC126856314 gene encoding cytochrome b-c1 complex subunit 7-like, which translates into the protein MSHQMNRLITTNFRKWCYNLSGFNQLGLWRDDCLYESEDVIEALKRLPQHIQDERNFRIVRALQLDANKRLLPKEQWTKFEEDVLYLQPYIEEVRKERVEKEIWDSS